Proteins encoded by one window of Gammaproteobacteria bacterium:
- a CDS encoding error-prone DNA polymerase, with translation MSAPGYAELHCLSNFTFLKGASHPEELVAQAAALGYQALAITDECSVAGVVRAWEAAREHGIKLLIGAEFRLEEGPTLVVLARDREGYNSLCRVITRGRRAADKGDYLLHQEDLADGLPGCWVLWIPGDIIDVATGQWLKGCFGERARLVAEWFGSDERQARFAQLEQAAMQLHLPIVACGGVQMHVRGRRALQDTLTAIRLRLPLAIAGYHLNPNGERHLRSRERIARIYPSTWREESLRLAASCTFRLDELRYEYPEELVPAGETPTSHLQQLTRQGMKQRWPQGAPDSVQRQVEHELRLIAEMRYEPFFLTVHDVVAFARSRDILCQGRGSAANSAVCFCLGITEVDPARMSLVFERFISKERDEPPDIDVDFEHERREEVIQYIYAKYGRERAALAATVITYRPRSAVRDVGKALGLASAQVENLARAFQWWDGRKQVAERIESAGLDPANPVIHRLCVLVDQLLGFPRHLSQHVGGFVIARNSLDELVPVENASMAERTVIQWDKDDLESLGLLKVDVLALGMLTAIRRALDMVNNWRGSEYSLATVPAEDPDTYAMIQQADTMGVFQIESRAQMAMLPRLRPACFYDLVIEVAIVRPGPIQGDMVHPYLRRRCGEETVSYPSDAVRHVLERTLGVPIFQEQAMQLAVVAAGFTPGEADRLRRAMAAWRKRGGIEPFRERLLDGMRDRGYSEAFAEQIYRQLQGFGEYGFPESHSASFALLVYVSAWLKCHEPAAFCAALLNSQPMGFYAPAQLVQDAQRHGVNILPVDVQCSDWDSTLERQADSEQDREPAVRLGLSRVRSLDVESAERLVAARRDRVFQSVNDLARRAGLSRQALEALAAADALRSLGGHRHRAFWNVAGVEAPMPLIREPEFAEALPMLAAPTEGQNIVQDYAQLGLTLGRHPLALLRARLLEARCRSAAELWKLPTDMPVRVAGIVINRQRPSTAKGVTFMTLEDETGQVNLIIWRKLAEQQRKVMLQSRLLVVDGQLQRQGDVLHVIAGNLEDRSEWLGRLATRSRDFH, from the coding sequence TTCACTTTCCTGAAGGGCGCCTCGCATCCGGAGGAGCTGGTGGCACAGGCGGCCGCACTGGGCTACCAGGCCCTGGCGATCACGGATGAATGCTCCGTGGCTGGTGTCGTGCGTGCCTGGGAGGCGGCCCGCGAACATGGCATCAAGCTGCTCATCGGCGCCGAGTTCCGGCTCGAAGAGGGTCCGACCCTGGTGGTGCTGGCCCGGGACCGGGAGGGTTACAACAGCCTGTGCCGGGTCATCACGCGCGGCCGGCGCGCAGCCGACAAGGGCGACTATCTCCTGCACCAAGAAGACCTGGCAGATGGCTTGCCGGGTTGCTGGGTGCTGTGGATCCCGGGCGACATCATCGATGTGGCAACAGGCCAGTGGCTCAAGGGCTGCTTTGGCGAACGTGCAAGGCTGGTTGCGGAGTGGTTCGGCAGCGACGAACGCCAGGCGCGCTTCGCCCAGCTCGAACAGGCGGCAATGCAGCTGCACCTGCCCATCGTGGCTTGCGGTGGCGTGCAGATGCACGTGCGCGGGCGGCGTGCCCTGCAGGACACCCTGACGGCAATACGCCTGCGCCTGCCGCTGGCGATCGCCGGCTACCATCTCAATCCGAATGGCGAGCGACACCTGCGTTCGCGAGAACGGATTGCCCGCATCTATCCTTCGACCTGGCGCGAGGAAAGCCTGCGGCTGGCAGCAAGCTGCACTTTCCGGCTGGACGAGCTGCGTTACGAATACCCGGAAGAACTGGTGCCGGCCGGTGAAACGCCAACTTCGCATTTGCAGCAACTGACCCGGCAGGGCATGAAGCAGCGCTGGCCGCAGGGTGCGCCCGATAGCGTGCAGCGGCAAGTCGAGCATGAACTCCGGCTGATTGCCGAAATGCGTTATGAACCCTTTTTCCTGACGGTGCATGACGTGGTGGCCTTTGCACGTTCGCGCGACATTCTCTGCCAGGGTCGTGGTTCGGCAGCGAATTCGGCCGTGTGTTTCTGTCTCGGCATTACCGAGGTCGACCCGGCACGCATGTCACTGGTGTTCGAGCGTTTCATTTCCAAGGAGCGCGACGAACCGCCTGATATCGATGTCGATTTCGAGCACGAGCGCCGCGAGGAAGTCATCCAGTACATCTATGCAAAGTATGGTCGCGAGCGAGCGGCACTGGCAGCGACAGTGATTACCTACCGACCGCGCAGTGCGGTACGTGATGTCGGCAAGGCGCTGGGTCTTGCGAGTGCGCAGGTGGAAAACCTGGCACGTGCCTTCCAGTGGTGGGATGGTCGCAAGCAGGTGGCCGAGCGCATCGAAAGCGCGGGGCTTGATCCGGCCAACCCGGTAATCCACCGGCTTTGCGTGCTGGTCGACCAGTTGCTGGGTTTCCCGCGACACCTTTCCCAGCACGTCGGTGGTTTCGTGATTGCGCGCAACAGTCTTGACGAACTGGTGCCGGTGGAAAATGCCAGCATGGCGGAACGCACCGTCATCCAGTGGGACAAGGATGACTTGGAGTCACTGGGGCTTTTGAAGGTCGACGTGCTGGCGCTCGGCATGCTGACGGCGATCCGGCGCGCGCTGGACATGGTGAACAACTGGCGTGGCAGTGAGTACAGTCTTGCGACCGTGCCGGCGGAGGACCCGGATACCTATGCCATGATCCAGCAGGCCGACACGATGGGCGTGTTCCAGATCGAGTCGCGTGCGCAGATGGCGATGCTGCCGCGACTCAGGCCAGCCTGTTTCTATGATCTCGTGATCGAGGTGGCTATCGTGCGCCCCGGGCCCATCCAGGGCGACATGGTGCATCCCTACCTGCGGCGGCGCTGCGGCGAAGAGACAGTGTCCTATCCCAGCGATGCCGTGCGACACGTGCTGGAACGTACCCTGGGGGTGCCGATCTTCCAGGAACAGGCCATGCAACTGGCGGTCGTGGCTGCGGGCTTCACGCCGGGCGAAGCCGACCGCCTGCGGCGGGCGATGGCAGCCTGGCGCAAGCGTGGTGGCATCGAGCCGTTTCGCGAGCGGCTGCTGGACGGCATGCGCGATCGTGGTTACAGCGAGGCGTTTGCCGAGCAGATCTACCGGCAGCTTCAGGGCTTTGGCGAATACGGCTTCCCCGAGTCGCATTCAGCCAGCTTCGCCTTGCTGGTGTATGTCTCGGCCTGGTTGAAATGCCATGAGCCGGCTGCCTTCTGTGCTGCCCTGTTGAACAGCCAGCCAATGGGTTTCTATGCACCAGCGCAACTGGTGCAGGATGCGCAACGACATGGCGTGAACATCCTGCCGGTGGACGTTCAGTGCAGTGACTGGGATTCAACCCTGGAACGGCAGGCCGACAGTGAACAGGACCGCGAGCCGGCAGTGCGGCTCGGACTGTCCCGCGTACGTTCGCTGGATGTCGAGTCGGCCGAGCGCCTGGTGGCCGCGCGACGTGACCGGGTGTTCCAAAGCGTCAATGATCTCGCGCGTCGTGCCGGCTTGTCGCGCCAGGCCCTGGAGGCATTGGCCGCAGCCGATGCCTTGCGCTCGCTCGGCGGGCACCGACATCGCGCCTTCTGGAACGTCGCGGGCGTGGAAGCACCGATGCCCTTGATCCGCGAGCCCGAGTTCGCCGAGGCACTGCCCATGCTTGCAGCACCCACCGAGGGCCAGAACATCGTGCAGGATTATGCCCAGCTAGGCCTGACCCTGGGGCGGCATCCACTGGCCTTGTTGCGCGCCCGACTGCTCGAGGCACGTTGCCGTTCCGCTGCCGAGCTCTGGAAGCTGCCGACGGACATGCCGGTGCGCGTTGCCGGCATCGTGATCAATCGCCAGCGGCCGAGCACCGCCAAGGGCGTGACTTTCATGACCCTGGAAGACGAGACCGGGCAGGTGAATCTCATCATCTGGCGCAAGCTGGCCGAGCAACAGCGCAAGGTGATGCTGCAGTCACGCTTGCTGGTGGTTGACGGTCAGTTGCAGCGGCAGGGGGATGTGCTGCATGTCATTGCGGGGAATCTCGAAGATCGCAGCGAATGGCTGGGCCGCCTGGCGACTCGCTCCAGGGACTTTCATTGA